The DNA sequence GCAGGACGCAACCAAAAAAAGCGTGCTGCTGCAACTCACGCCCAAGCAGCGCGCCGTTATTGCGGGCATCACGGTGAACGACCTGGCGCTGGCTAATTTTCAAACGGTGCTGCTGCTGGGCTTGGTGTTCAGCTTACCCGGAGGTATTTTCTTTCGCGACTAATCTTTCTTTCTACTCATGGAAACGACTACTACTACCCCAATAACAACTACCGCCGCTGGCTTGCGCTACGGCTTGCTCACGGGCCTGGTGAGTATCATTTTTACGTTCGTCCTATTTGCCATTGGCCAAGAGGGTAACAGTGGGCTGGCATCGATAGCATTCGCCATTTTGATTATTGGAATTGTACTGGCACACAAGGCCTTTAAGGCGACCAATGAAGGGTATATGTCCTACGGCCAGGGGCTGGGCATTGGGGTGCTGGCAGGCGGAATAAATGGCTTCCTATCGACGGTGTTTAGTTACGTTTACCGCACTTTCATCGATCCTGACATGGTTGCGCGCATGATGGATCAAATGCGGACCAAGCTCGAAGCGGCGGGGAGTATGAGCGAAGCGCAAATTGAACAGATGGTTAATGCCAGTACGAAGTACACGACGGGAGCGATTGGGCTGGCGATAGGCATCGTCAGTGGTTTTTTCATGGGCCTGGTGTTTTCGCTGGTCATTGCCGCCATTACCAAAAACGCCAGACCTGAATTTGAATAAGTCCCTTGCGCCTTTTCCGGTGGAGCTGTCCATCGTTATTCCACTGCTGAACGAGGCCGAATCGTTGCCGGAGCTCACGCGCTGGATTGCGCGGGTGCTGACGGCGCAGGGCCTGAGCTATGAAGTGTTGCTGATTGACGACGGCTCGACGGACGATTCGTGGGCGGTGATTGAAGAGCTGGCGGCCCGCGACGCTGCCCTGCGCGGCATCCGCTTCAACCGTAATTACGGCAAGTCGGCGGCCCTGAACGTGGGCTTCCAGGCGGTTCGGGGGCGGGTGGTGTGCACAATGGACGCCGATTTGCAGGACTCGCCGGAGGAGCTGCCCGAGCTGTACCGCATGATAACGGAGGACAAGTTTGACCTGGTGAGCGGCTGGAAGCAGAAGCGCTACGACCCGCTGTCGAAAACTATTCCCACCAAGCTCTTCAACGGGGCCACGCGCTGGATTTCGGGCATTCCACTGCACGATTTCAACTGCGGCCTCAAGGCCTACGACCAGCGGGTGGTGAAAAGCATTGAGGTGTACGGCGAAATGCACCGCTACATTCCCGTCATCGCCAAGTGGAATGGCTTCCGCAAGATTGGCGAGAAGGTGGTACAGCATCAGGAACGTAAGTACGGCGTGACTAAATTTGGTCTGGAGCGCTTCGTCTACGGCTTTTTGGACCTGGCCAGCATCACGTTTGTGAGCCGGTTTCGGCGGCGGCCGATGCACTTTTTTGGCACGCTGGGGGCCCTGTCGTTTTTCCTCGGCATGATGATGACGCTGTGGCTGACGGGTGAAAAAGTGTACCTGTCGCTGCACAACCTGCACGCCCGCAACGTGACCGATCAGCCACTGTTCTTCCTATCGCTCACGGCCGTTATCATCGGCGTGATGCTGTTTCTGTCGGGTTTTCTGGCTGAGATGGTGCAGCTCAACGGCTCGCAGCGCAACGATTACTTGGTGCGCGATACCATCAGGTAGGCTAGTTAACAGTGGGCAGTTATCGGTCATCAGTTGATTGTCTTGTCCGCTGGAAAACCTATTCATTGATAACTGCTCACTGACAACTGTTAACTGATTCTAAATGAAGGTGGTCATCATCGGGCCGGCTTACCCGCTGCGCGGTGGGCTGGCCACCTACAACGAGCGGCTGGCCCGGGCGTTTCGCGCGGCGGGCGACGAGGCGCGGATCGTCACGTTCTCACTGCAATACCCGGATTTCCTGTTTCCCGGCCAAACGCAGTTCAGCACCGAGCCGGGGCCCTCGGATTTGGACATTGAGGTGAACTTGAATTCGGTGAACCCGTTGTCGTGGTGGGCGGTGGGACGGCGGCTGCGTCGCGAGCGGCCCGATTTGGTGGTTTTTCGGTTCTGGCTGCCGTTTATGGGGCCCGCGTTGGGCACAGTGGCGCGGCTGGCGCGCGGCAACGGCCACACCCGCGTGGTGGCCATCACCGACAACGTGATTCCGCACGAGAAAAGGCCCGGCGATGGGCCCCTGACGCGCTACTTCCTCAGCGCCTGCGACGGCTTCGTGACTATGAGCCGCAGCGTGTTGAGCGATTTGCAGGGGCTGGGCTTCGGCCGCAAACCGGCGCAGTACCGGC is a window from the Hymenobacter nivis genome containing:
- a CDS encoding glycosyltransferase family 2 protein; this translates as MNKSLAPFPVELSIVIPLLNEAESLPELTRWIARVLTAQGLSYEVLLIDDGSTDDSWAVIEELAARDAALRGIRFNRNYGKSAALNVGFQAVRGRVVCTMDADLQDSPEELPELYRMITEDKFDLVSGWKQKRYDPLSKTIPTKLFNGATRWISGIPLHDFNCGLKAYDQRVVKSIEVYGEMHRYIPVIAKWNGFRKIGEKVVQHQERKYGVTKFGLERFVYGFLDLASITFVSRFRRRPMHFFGTLGALSFFLGMMMTLWLTGEKVYLSLHNLHARNVTDQPLFFLSLTAVIIGVMLFLSGFLAEMVQLNGSQRNDYLVRDTIR
- a CDS encoding DUF4199 domain-containing protein, with amino-acid sequence METTTTTPITTTAAGLRYGLLTGLVSIIFTFVLFAIGQEGNSGLASIAFAILIIGIVLAHKAFKATNEGYMSYGQGLGIGVLAGGINGFLSTVFSYVYRTFIDPDMVARMMDQMRTKLEAAGSMSEAQIEQMVNASTKYTTGAIGLAIGIVSGFFMGLVFSLVIAAITKNARPEFE